The Cyclopterus lumpus isolate fCycLum1 chromosome 12, fCycLum1.pri, whole genome shotgun sequence genome window below encodes:
- the golga2 gene encoding golgin subfamily A member 2: MADQSRQIKLAAAKKKLKEFQQKSSPVSVGGERGGGGGGGGGGGGGGGGGGGGGGAGAKKKRKLKGLSQHDAPSTDRNSPDNAFADMEAIGSSVPQLLEDPKGELGHGSPVSNLASTNAATNPESVGHNTDLQDYPDTNGNESLTEENRPLSSTESLRQLSQQLNGLVSKSSAAYVNGDSPPVGERELEGRNQEMAAALESSELTNSQLNTKLDQLTQQSQGLSEQLQKERKEFEQRCSKEQGAMREQLQVHIQTIGILVSEKSELQTALQYTQHAARQKAAEADELNNRLQATKQRVSELERTLSSVSTQQKQFEKHNKEFEKERDSLRLEVFRLHNLSEESKQQKSELSEQIKLSTQENGAMRLEVEDLRKRLEIADLMLQQCSNQSDPTSVNQQVQLLLGEKQQLEEHNHQLMESIAQLQTERDCYAEQIQEEGRVWKDKTEQLLTQVSLVAEERDRNISLVQELEDNITELKNAAMLLSQEREALDNAEPQSSGPSESEVALQEALNTLHQEKDALIAQYQAQLRDNEQLSRLCVEQETRMGEMERQVERQVQEGDDRRRMLEDVQSDKATISRALTQNRTLKDQLAELQNGFVKLTNENMELTTAIQSEQHVKKELARRMGELQEKLHDGKEQLEQKSKDSQALLEQRDQVVAHLQQYCAAYQTLASEREQIHHQYLQQIQLMDRLQHDESQGRVQLEISHNQLKQAQEHLEMLVKDNDQLKAEVKELLNSSTLVTSSRDQGDGVESQSLQESPEKSSSIVIPEDFESQKEMEEFIREALAQLEAERDEAKRLLEEEHRLHMAARHQAALAISLEHQHHGHTPDYDHHDHDHTEGQRSHCEHSHEHSEGGVPVEVHQALQAAMEKLQHRFTSLMREKADLKERVEELEHRCIQLSGETDTIGEYIALYQSQRAIMKQKHQEKEQYISMLAQDKEEMKAKLAELQNLVMRLVAERNDWYSRYTGAVARVGTVSPDLLPVGEDHPHPEHHEHTHLDAFSGAEAMEIIPLSEPTTGLEGPPSSQSLSSGSAQNDSKPLGPKEDGTAQQIMQLLQEIQNPQGALRSPPFLGENPCIPFFYRPDEQDEVKILVV, encoded by the exons GCCTTTGCTGACATGGAGGCCATCGGGTCTTCAGTTCCTCAGTTGCTGGAGGACCCAAAGGGCGAGCTGGGTCATGGCTCACCTGTGTCTAACCTTGCTAGCACTAATGCTGCTACTAACCCTGAGTCTGTTGGTCACAACACTGACCTCcag GACTATCCCGATACCAATGGCAATGAGAGTTTAACGGAAGAAAATAG ACCACTGTCTTCCACAGAGAGCCTGCGACAGCTCTCACAGCAACTGAATGGCCTTGTCTCTAAG TCATCTGCTGCGTATGTGAATGGGGACAGTCCACCTGTTGGTGAGAGGGAGCTGGAG GGTCGGAACCAGGAGATGGCAGCCGCCCTGGAGTCCAGCGAGCTAACAAACTCTCAGTTAAATACCAAGCTAGACCAGCTG ACACAGCAATCTCAGGGGCTCTCCGAGCAGCTACAAAAG GAGCGAAAAGAATTTGAACAGAGGTGTTCAAAAGAGCAGGGAGCCATGCGGGAGCAATTACAG GTTCACATCCAGACCATTGGTATACTGGTATCAGAGAAATCAGAATTACAAACAGCACTTCAATACACGCAACATGCTGCACGGCAGAAAGCAG ctGAAGCAGATGAGTTGAATAACCGTCTGCAGGCAACAAAGCAGAGAGTGTCAGAGCTGGAGAGaactctctcttctgtctcaaCACAGCAGAAACAGTTTGAAAAG CACAACAAAGAGTttgaaaaggagagagacagcCTGAGGCTAGAGGTGTTTAGACTACA CAATTTGAGTGAGGAGTCGAAGCAGCAGAAGTCAGAGCTGTCAGAGCAGATAAAGCTGAGCACACAGGAGAATGGAGCTATGAGGCTGGAGGTGGAAGATCTTCGCAAGAGACTCGAGATTGCTGACCTCATGTTGCAACAG TGCTCCAATCAGTCAGATCCCACCAGTGTCAACCAGCAGGTCCAGTTACTGCTGGgagagaagcagcagctggaggaacaTAACCACCAG CTGATGGAGTCAATTGCCCAGCTGCAGACGGAGAGGGATTGCTATGCAGAGCAAATCCAAGAGGAGGGTCGTGTATGGAAGGACAAAACGGAACAGCTGCTAACACAG GTGTCTTTGGTGGCAGAGGAGCGGGACAGAAACATTAGCCTTGTCCAGGAACTGGAAGACAACATCACAGAGCTAAAAAATGCTGCAA tgTTGTTGTCccaggagagagaggccctGGATAATGCAGAGCCTCAGTCCTCGGGGCCATCAGAGAGTGAGGTGGCTCTGCAGGAGGCCCTCAACACTCTACATCAGGAGAAAGACGCTCTTATCGCACAGTACCAGGCACAG CTACGAGATAACGAGCAGCTGAGCCGCCTGTGTGTAGAGCAGGAGACGCGTATGGGGGAGATGGAGCGGCAGGTGGAGAGACAAGTCCAGGAGGGAGACGACCGCCGGCGCATGTTGGAGGATGTTCAGTCGGACAAGGCCACTATTAGCCGTGCTCTCACCCAGAACCGAACACTGAAGGACCAGCTGGCTGAGCTACAGAACGGTTTTGTCAAACTG ACTAATGAGAACATGGAGCTCACCACTGCCATCCAGTCAGAGCAACATGTGAAAAAGGAGCTGGCTCGCAGAATGGGGGAACTGCAAGAGAAACTGCACGACGGCAAGGAGCAG CTGGAACAGAAAAGTAAGGACAGCCAGGCTCTGCTGGAGCAGAGGGACCAGGTAGTGGCCCACCTGCAGCAATACTGTGCGGCCTACCAGACCCTGGCCTCAGAGAGGGAACAGATCCACCACCAGTATCTGCAACAGATCCAGCTCATGGACCGGCTGCAGCACGATGAAAGCCAGGGCCGTGTGCAACTGGAGATCAGTCACAATCAACTCAAGCAAGCGCAG GAGCATTTGGAAATGTTAGTCAAAGACAACGATCAGCTTAAGGCTGAGGTGAAGGAGCTGCTCAACAGCTCAACTCTGGTCACATCATCCAGAGACCAAG GCGATGGAGTGGAAAGCCAGTCCCTGCAAGAGAGCCCAGAGAAATCCTCCTCCATAGTTATCCCAGAAGACTTTGAGAGCCAGAAGGagatg GAGGAGTTTATTCGTGAAGCTTTGGCTCAgctggaggcagagagggaCGAGGCCAAGAGGCTactggaggaggaacacaggCTCCACATGGCAGCCAGGCACCAGGCCGCCCTGGCCATCAGCCTTGAGCACCAACACCACGGCCACACACCTGATTATGATCATCACGACCACGATCACACGGAGGGCCAACGTAGTCACTGTGAACACAGTCACGAGCATTCAG AAGGAGGAGTACCGGTGGAAGTTCATCAGGCCCTGCAAGCTGCCATGGAGAAGCTTCAGCATCGTTTCACCTCCCTCATGAGAGAGAAAGCTGACCTgaaggagagggtggaggagctggagcacCGCTGCATCCAGCTGTCTGGAGAGACAGACACTATAG GGGAGTACATAGCTCTGTACCAGAGTCAGCGGGCCATCATGAAGCAGAAACACCAGGAGAAGGAGCAATACATCAGCATGCTGGCCCAGGacaaggaggagatgaaa GCGAAGCTGGCAGAGCTGCAGAATCTGGTGATGAGGCTGGTGGCTGAGAGGAACGACTGGTACAGCCGCTACACCGGAGCTGTGGCCCGCGTAGGCACAGTGAGCCCCGACCTGCTTCCTGTTGGGGAGGATCACCCTCACCCGGAGCACCACGAACACACACATCTTGATGCTTTCAGTGGAGCAG AAGCCATGGAGATCATTCCTTTGTCAGAGCCCACCACAGGCCTGGAAGGCCCCCCCTCGTCCCAGTCGCTGTCGAGCGGGTCGGCCCAGAATGACTCCAAGCCCTTGGGGCCCAAAGAGGACGGCACAGCCCAGCAGATCATGCAGCTGCTCCAGGAGATCCAGAACCCCCAGGGAGCACTAAGATCACCCCCTTTCCTCGGGGAGAACCCCTGCATCCCCTTCTTCTACCGGCCTGACGAACAGGACGAAGTCAAGATCCTGGTGGTGTGA